Proteins co-encoded in one Arachis stenosperma cultivar V10309 chromosome 7, arast.V10309.gnm1.PFL2, whole genome shotgun sequence genomic window:
- the LOC130941538 gene encoding CMP-sialic acid transporter 4-like isoform X1, whose amino-acid sequence MKGLSASSSKGDDRETGIEDVESLREKSVLLSGAVLDNRLASVGETKTDSHRAKAKWKLKSVVTLALTILTSSQAILIVWSKRAGKYEYSVTTANFLVETLKCAISLVALARIWKKEGVTEDNRLSTTLDEVIVYPIPAALYLVKNLLQYYIFAYVDAPGYQILKNLNIISTGVLYRIILKKRLSEIQWAAFILLTAGCTTAQLNSNSDRVLQTPFQGWVMAIVMALLSGFAGVYTEAIIKKRPSRNINVQNFWLYIFGMGFNAIAILVQDFDAVMNKGFLHGYSPITVLMIFNHALSGIAVSMVMKYADNIVKVYSTSVAMLLTAVVSVYLFGFHLSLAFFLGTTVVSVAIYLHSAGKMQR is encoded by the exons ATGAAGGGTCTGTCGGCGTCGTCTTCGAAG GGTGATGATAGGGAGACCGGCATCGAGGACGTTGAGAGTTTACGTGAAAAATCGGTTTTGCTGTCCGGTGCAG TCCTAGACAACCGTTTGGCCTCCGTGGGAGAAACCAAAACCGATAGCCACAGGGCGAAAGCAAAGTGGAAACTCAA GTCAGTTGTTACACTTGCATTGACTATTCTTACTAGCTCGCAAGCCATTCTAATCGTTTGGTCCAAGAGAGCTGGCAAGTACGAGTATAGTGTAACCACCGCAAACTTTCTG GTGGAGACTTTAAAATGTGCTATATCCCTTGTGGCCCTTGCAAGAATATGGAAAAAGGAAGGTGTCACCGAGGACAATCG GTTGAGCACCACATTAGATGAAGTTATAGTGTATCCCATTCCAGCAGCACTTTACCTTGTCAAAAATTTGCTTCAG TATTACATTTTTGCATATGTAGATGCTCCTGGCTATCAGATATTAAAAAACTTGAATATTATCAGTACAGGTGTTCTCTACCGAATTATACTCAAGAAGAG GTTAAGTGAGATTCAATGGGCTGCTTTTATTCTACTGACTGCTGGTTGCACTACAGCCCAGTTGAATTCAAA TTCCGATCGTGTTCTTCAAACTCCCTTTCAAGGTTGGGTGATGGCAATT gTAATGGCACTCTTGAGTGGTTTTGCAGGAGTATATACCGAG GCTATTATTAAGAAGCGTCCTTCACGAAACATAAACGTTCAGAACTTCTGGCTTTATATCTTTGGCATGGGCTTCAATGCTATTGCAATACTGGTTCAAGATTTTGATGCTGTGATGAACAA GGGATTCCTCCATGGATATTCGCCCATTACTGTTCTCATGATTTTCAATCATGCACTCAG TGGAATTGCTGTATCGATGGTGATGAAGTATGCTGACAATATTGTGAAG GTGTACTCTACTTCGGTGGCAATGCTTCTTACGGCAGTAGTTTCTGTCTACCTTTTCGGATTTCATCTCTCCCTTGCATTTTTCCTTGGTACAAC TGTTGTCTCTGTTGCGATTTATCTGCATTCTGCCGGGAAGATGCAGAGATAG
- the LOC130941538 gene encoding CMP-sialic acid transporter 4-like isoform X2 gives MEYRKIRDEGDDRETGIEDVESLREKSVLLSGAVLDNRLASVGETKTDSHRAKAKWKLKSVVTLALTILTSSQAILIVWSKRAGKYEYSVTTANFLVETLKCAISLVALARIWKKEGVTEDNRLSTTLDEVIVYPIPAALYLVKNLLQYYIFAYVDAPGYQILKNLNIISTGVLYRIILKKRLSEIQWAAFILLTAGCTTAQLNSNSDRVLQTPFQGWVMAIVMALLSGFAGVYTEAIIKKRPSRNINVQNFWLYIFGMGFNAIAILVQDFDAVMNKGFLHGYSPITVLMIFNHALSGIAVSMVMKYADNIVKVYSTSVAMLLTAVVSVYLFGFHLSLAFFLGTTVVSVAIYLHSAGKMQR, from the exons ATGGAGTACAGGAAAATCAGGGATGAG GGTGATGATAGGGAGACCGGCATCGAGGACGTTGAGAGTTTACGTGAAAAATCGGTTTTGCTGTCCGGTGCAG TCCTAGACAACCGTTTGGCCTCCGTGGGAGAAACCAAAACCGATAGCCACAGGGCGAAAGCAAAGTGGAAACTCAA GTCAGTTGTTACACTTGCATTGACTATTCTTACTAGCTCGCAAGCCATTCTAATCGTTTGGTCCAAGAGAGCTGGCAAGTACGAGTATAGTGTAACCACCGCAAACTTTCTG GTGGAGACTTTAAAATGTGCTATATCCCTTGTGGCCCTTGCAAGAATATGGAAAAAGGAAGGTGTCACCGAGGACAATCG GTTGAGCACCACATTAGATGAAGTTATAGTGTATCCCATTCCAGCAGCACTTTACCTTGTCAAAAATTTGCTTCAG TATTACATTTTTGCATATGTAGATGCTCCTGGCTATCAGATATTAAAAAACTTGAATATTATCAGTACAGGTGTTCTCTACCGAATTATACTCAAGAAGAG GTTAAGTGAGATTCAATGGGCTGCTTTTATTCTACTGACTGCTGGTTGCACTACAGCCCAGTTGAATTCAAA TTCCGATCGTGTTCTTCAAACTCCCTTTCAAGGTTGGGTGATGGCAATT gTAATGGCACTCTTGAGTGGTTTTGCAGGAGTATATACCGAG GCTATTATTAAGAAGCGTCCTTCACGAAACATAAACGTTCAGAACTTCTGGCTTTATATCTTTGGCATGGGCTTCAATGCTATTGCAATACTGGTTCAAGATTTTGATGCTGTGATGAACAA GGGATTCCTCCATGGATATTCGCCCATTACTGTTCTCATGATTTTCAATCATGCACTCAG TGGAATTGCTGTATCGATGGTGATGAAGTATGCTGACAATATTGTGAAG GTGTACTCTACTTCGGTGGCAATGCTTCTTACGGCAGTAGTTTCTGTCTACCTTTTCGGATTTCATCTCTCCCTTGCATTTTTCCTTGGTACAAC TGTTGTCTCTGTTGCGATTTATCTGCATTCTGCCGGGAAGATGCAGAGATAG
- the LOC130940614 gene encoding NADH dehydrogenase [ubiquinone] 1 beta subcomplex subunit 7-like has product MEVLGSSQKMIATQEKMVEAKVPLAYRDQCAHLLIPLNKCHQADLYLPWKCENERHSYEKCQYELLIERMLQMQKIKERASLNHSQSKGAAFPVIPKTANA; this is encoded by the coding sequence ATGGAGGTTCTCGGTTCATCGCAAAAGATGATAGCGACACAGGAGAAGATGGTGGAAGCGAAGGTTCCCCTTGCATACAGGGACCAGTGCGCACACCTCCTCATCCCTCTCAACAAGTGCCACCAAGCCGATCTCTACCTTCCATGGAAGTGCGAGAACGAGCGTCACTCCTACGAGAAGTGCCAGTACGAGCTCCTCATAGAGCGCATGCTTCAGATGCAGAAGATCAAGGAACGAGCCTCCCTTAATCACTCCCAATCCAAGGGCGCCGCCTTTCCCGTCATCCCTAAAACTGCCAATGCCTGA